CTTTTTGCTCATCCGCATAGTTTTATAGATTATGAAACAACAATATGTTTTGATGATGAAGGCGTTTCGGGCGTTCAGACAACATGGTATTTTGACGAGATGTTTAGTTCTTTTGTGGAAGCTTATGATGTTGATGGTGACAGAATTTTTTCTGATGCTGAGGTTAAAGTATTAAAAGCAGAGGCTTTTGATAATCTAAAGGAACATAATTATTTTTCTAAATTTTACATAGATGGTAAGATTTTTTATCCAACATTTATTAAGGATTTTAAGCCATTCTTTGTGGAAGATAAAATAGTGTATTCATTTTTTGTGCCTTGTCATGTTCAGGCAACAGCTATGCCTAAAGAAATGATTGTAATGTTTTTTG
The sequence above is a segment of the Candidatus Margulisiibacteriota bacterium genome. Coding sequences within it:
- a CDS encoding DUF1007 family protein, with the protein product LFAHPHSFIDYETTICFDDEGVSGVQTTWYFDEMFSSFVEAYDVDGDRIFSDAEVKVLKAEAFDNLKEHNYFSKFYIDGKIFYPTFIKDFKPFFVEDKIVYSFFVPCHVQATAMPKEMIVMFFDPTYYIHVDPVKKEAVSFENDHNYSVVVNREKRKQDAYYQNVIVPAGFRVRFSKK